The Schistocerca serialis cubense isolate TAMUIC-IGC-003099 chromosome 10, iqSchSeri2.2, whole genome shotgun sequence genome includes a region encoding these proteins:
- the LOC126424997 gene encoding uncharacterized protein LOC126424997: MAALKQSCCGCSLKTGTKIIAVIYLVASVFEIGMAAICLHENYGNAIDKCRRFRHDENFQVVVLDFSSEDSGYCNKLGTVLCLLKVTKTQLIVCLVFGITQAVSATLLFFGASESKPVLLVPWMVVQSLVIITMTIVSVIACARFFHAVEISHYPVVGAVYICLMLNVYILLVVSSLCQTLCERSQGRT, encoded by the exons ATGGCAGCCCTAAAACAGTCTTGCTGTGGCTGTTCCCTCAAGACGGGTACCAAAATAATTGCCGTCATATATCTG gtCGCCAGTGTATTCGAGATAGGAATGGCAGCGATATGTCTGCATGAGAACTACGGCAACGCCATCGACAAATGTAGGAGGTTCCGACATGATGAgaattttcaagttgttgttttggATTTCAGTAGCGAGGATTCCGGCTACTGCAACAAACTGGGCACAGTGCTATGCCTGTTGAAAG TTACGAAGACGCAGCTTATCGTATGCCTTGTGTTTGGCATTACCCAGGCAGTGAGTGCTACGCTTCTCTTCTTTGGAGCGAGTGAG AGTAAGCCAGTTCTGCTCGTACCGTGGATGGTTGTGCAAAGCCTAGTCATCATAACGATGACTATTGTGAGCGTTATCGCATGTGCGCGATTTTTTCATGCTGTCGAGATATCCCACTATCCTGTGGTTGGTGCAGTCTACATTTGCCTTA TGCTGAATGTGTACATCCTACTGGTGGTGTCCAGCTTGTGCCAGACACTCTGCGAACGCAGCCAGGGACGCACCTAG